The region AAAAGCTCATGAACTGTAAAGTGAGCAACATTGATATGTTGAGACCGGCCCAACTTAAGTTGACTCTTTGACTCTTTAAGTTGACATTTTTTATACTAAGTTTACTTATGTAATTACAAACTTGGAAGATTTGCATATGTTAACATAGGTTTAAATGGAAGCCACAGCAAGACAGAGGTTTCTGTTCAGTATTCTCATGCCTCTTGGCCATTCAAGCTATACTAAATTAGAATTCTATTAATAAACATTATGAATATAATTCACATAAAGCTGAAGCTGTATCTCTGTTTAAGTTGGACCTAAAGCTGTATCTCTGTTTAAGTTGGACacaaatcaaattttatttaacATGGCTTTGCTATCCCAACTGCTAAGTCATAAACTTGCTTATTGTAAACAAGCTGGCAAGCATGCCATTcttctgtaaatgtttctagtttgtatttatgtgtttttctACTGTAGCTTTACATGAACAATTAACTCCACATGTCATAGAATGACTGATTTACATACTTagtgtgtatgtactgtagatgaccAAATAATTGAAAATTGGTGAATGCActgattgtatttattttcaatgattattcattataatttttacgtttttttacatattcattTAAGATAATTCAAATATCTGTATGAActattcaactatttatttttctatcttTCAGGTTTACAGCAAAAACCAAGATGTCCATTACCAAGAATTCTGGATGTAACAGAACTCCTTCGCTATAAAATGTCCATTGTCCATGCAATGAAAGTTCACCTCGATCTACAGAGTATTTAAATGTGAATATAACTGTTTATTTAacttaaattatatattttatacacactcattgtaaatacaaaacGTATtctaatatttataataaaatattaaaatatattttaaaaactaaCAATTATGttcatattgttattatttgtttCAATGCAGTAACAAGTTTGTAAGCAAAATTGCATTCTCCTTTCTTTTTTACACTGAATTAGTAAGAAAAGCTGTTCAAACAGTAGTGGAatattcttcatttttttcttacTATACAATTTGACATTGTCGGTGTAGATCAGCCAACACTGTAAGACCTTTAGAGAAGCAAATCACAATGggtttatgaaaaatatatatttttgcatgatAGTTGACGGCGGCCTGCAAACATTACAACATCAACATTTCCAGCAACATTTCCCTCTGCTGgtgaaaaacataattttcaaaCCCGCTgtaaagttacacaaacacaatgaaacatAAATATGAAACAAAAGGCCTAAACAAATTGGTTTCTAtcttaaacataaaatatagttattatgaataaatacattttttgttgttgattataaccacacaaacatgcaagGCTGGTTTGGGGCGGTaaggtagcctagtggttagagcatctggcCAGTCCCTGAAAAGTTCTGTCACTGAATATGCCAGTTTACCTTAATTGCTCCAAATTGGTCATTGCTGAAAATAGGAATGTGATCTCAGTTATACTTAATTGGTAAAATAAGgggaaacaaataaatataccaGCCTCCATAGCCCTTTCTGAAATTAGCATTCTAATGACCCCTCTGATCCCAGTCCTGATAAAAAGCTTAGCAGTCCCATGTCAAGAAGAAGGGTCCTGGTGGGCTACTAAACAACACATCTGGACCATAAAAGCACCTGAATGGAAAGGGATCCTGAACTCATCcagaacatttcatttggaCTCAAACTATGTTTCCTAGTAACTTGTTTACAGAGCTGTCACTGAAAACTAAATTCTGCAGCTAAGGTTTGGGTGAATGTGGCACCCCAATTACGGGTTAGTCTGCCATCATGTGGCGGAGACTGGGACTGTTGCAGTTCAGTATCAGTTGTGTATAAGATACAGTATGTACTATATGAGCTATGTAACACATATCTATCATTTATATAGAGGCTATGTATCTGTTAGGTATCAGCCATCACAACAAGCAAACAATGCGCTTGACTATGTTGCTGCAACATTTCAACTGTTGCTGATTTCCAGTGTCTTCTCTGAATGAGGGTTCAGACCCAAAACATTTATGCCGCAATACACATCTGTTCATTTAAGTCTATTTAGCAGAGTTCTGTCCtatttgttgttctttttcttcAGCTGTGTATAAGCAATGTTAATGCAATCAATAAGATATGTATCAGATATAcagaatgtaaatgaaaacagtatTTTAATCTGATTGGGTAGTACTTTTGGTCAATAATTTGACTGTATTTGATAAATGACTGATTATAAGGGGTGGGCTTGAAAATATCTTTATAGTGAAACATCTATATGCTGGTTTCTTAACACCCACACATACTGAGCATTTCAACGGCCAATAAGTCTTAGGGAAAttcatcattaaaatgtttttgaataatgCCTTTGAGTCCAATTATTTAGATATAAAGTGATTATTTAGAAATTGAACTAAAGGCCAAAGTCCAATCTTTAGCATTAACCTCTTAACCTTATGTTTTTGGTGTCAGATTATCCCGGATTCTAGCACCAATCAggactttttattttcttcaacattttggaagagGCTTAATATTTAAGATCAAATCTGCCTATGTCACATGATACCCACTAATGCCCTATTTAACAGCTATGTATCAAGCcccagagagaaaaacaaatccagatcATTACGGATCCTCTGGTAAACAGAGACACTGTGTTGGCACCTCTCAGTCTAGAGAGAAGGAATGAACCCCGGCTTTGACCTACCTTATCTTAACTATCCCCTAATGTGATAGAGGATGAGCTAGGATATGCATGTCACCGGGGAGGTGAGGTGTTGGGTATCTGgggatttttctttaagaagtgcCTGTTTCATCAGCTTAGCAAGGGCACTTGATGTGGTAATGGAAAGCCCAAAACACTgtctaaaaagaaaacatttcaacgTCAGATGTTTactgatataaaacatttactaaGGAGGTTGGACGGGAGGAAATAGTTCACATTGATTTGCTAACCAACCTTGGATGCTAAACACTGAAAGATTGTTTAATTGTTATCCCTTATTATGGTTAAAGGTGCCATTGCAAATCCCCTTCAGAGTggtaaaaagtaaaatgtacacAGCTGATTAATGATTACATTTGGAATCATTTAAAAAACGTTTTTATAAATTAGACGATGTACATAAAGGTACTAATGAACGAAGGCATGGCTATAGATTGTGTCATGATGTGTTGATAACCTACTGTATTAGTATTAATACTGTATAGTAGTACACCCATCATATTAGATCTTTAATACATTCCGATGGGTTTGATTCACATGTTAAGCTAAGGTTAAAAGTATGTTTCATTCCATCCATTCCCCTTTCTTACCCCCAAATGTCACTCTACTGCAGAGTGCAGACGTTATATTTCATTGTAGAAATGACTTAGCATTTGTTGTGTTGTGAGAcactttgtttgtgtgtgtgttctgaccaTGTCCTGGTTCTCATCATAACAGCTCTAACCCTATGAGGAAAGGGGTTAAATGTGACACTCTTTTCTGTGGGAACATTCACCTATGACCAGTTCCACCACAGCAATCCACAGGGCCAAGGCTGGGAAAGGTAGAGGTGACACATAGCACCTCAGACACTGAAGAAACTGCTGAGACCACTAATACACAATGTTATTTCTGGTCACAGGGATTATAAACATGGACAGAGTGCAGGACATGGTTTACAATAAAAtctttaataaatatttagtaaATCTTATTCAATACAATCATAAAAGCCAATTTTCAGATTATACTAAGAATTCCTCGAAACTGGTTTCAGTTGAATGTGTGAAATCACAATGAGTTATCCCAGGCAATTATTCCACCACAAGTGGCTCTTTTAACATCCTATGACTAATTCAATTGCTGCATAGAAGTTCACTCCCTTGATCTGGACAGAGCCAATCACTTCAGAATAACGACTCCCCAGAACTGCTATGTTGTATTAAATATACTAAcccaggagggagagatgaactTGCAGTATGGATGATGAAAAACAAGCTAAACATTTCTGACCTCTGCTCCCCAAGACTGTAGGAGTTGTCTGCTTATTCAAACGGAGGAGAGGTGTGAACCCTTGTCACATTACAGCTGGCACACTTTTACCACTGATGTCTGCTCAGAGCCTGTGACTGTTGGTCTTTGAGAATGTTGAGATTCCAGTGAGAGCAGAGTATTGAGGCACATGGAAATCAAATAGGACGGTATTCAAATATTTCCCAATTACTTGCGTCATTTGGATTCGGCAAAACAATGTTGTCAAATTAATACCCATATTGAAAAGttgccaaatgtatttttttgtactaAAGCAATCCTAACCGATGCTGtctgacattttaaatacaacaaTTTATCCCTCCCATAAATTCATGAATTTGACACTAAATTAACTATAATCTGAGTGCCACCTCACAGCTGGCTATAGGAGGGTGTGTTTCCCAGGGACCCCCTGCCTCTGGTGTGATCTTTCCTTGGGAACTTTGAAGTTTCAATGCATCCTGAGGTGACCACTAAAGGTGCCACATCACACCTCTGCAACCAGGATAAATGCAGGAGCATCCCTGAAGTCCTCAAATAGTCTTCACAATCTCTCCAAGGAAAGAACTGTGGATCTCAACTTGCTCGGAAAGAAAAACTGCAGTCATGGATGCCATTGCTTTCTCTGAACTCTTGCGTCTTCCTGCTGGGGACCTGCTGGACTGTAGTGCCTTCCTGGAGACCAGCTGTCCCAGCTCAGACCCTGGTTATTACAGTGCCTGTAGTAGCCTGTCGCCTGCCTCCTCCATTGACTCTGgctgcctctctcccccttgTCTCCAGTGGGGAGCAGGGCTGGAAAAACAAGCTCCCAACCCTTCAGGCAGCATCATCCAACCTACCAAAAGACCCAGAACAGAGGAACTCCCAGCCCAAGAGAAGCCTAGACACTCTCGGTCTAAGTTCCCTGGGAAGAAAAGGGAGACTGCCAGCGAGAGGGAGAAGCTGAGGATGAGAGACCTGACCAAAGCCCTCAATCACCTCAGGACCTACCTGCCTCCGTCTGTGGCTCCGGCCGGACAGACTCTGACCAAGATCGAGACTCTGCGCCTCACCATCGGCTACATCTCCCATCTCTCAGCCCAGCTGGGGCTCTGTGGAGAGGAACCATGCCCGAAAAGAGAACCGGAGACAACACCACATCAGGACTGCCAGTATATGCTCCAGTGCCCTCAGGGAAGCTCCAAGTCTGGACAGTGGTGTCAGGAGAGATTGCTTGGAAACATCCAGAGTCACAATCAACTCAGTTCGCTAGCTGTCACATGTACCAAGAACATAGAGccacagatggagacagattTCCTGACATCAGCAGTCTCCTATCCAGACATGTCCTTTCATCAGGTATGACTGCCTCATTAAACTGTAACcttttcatttacattattcAGCGGCACACACCTTTTTAACAGTGTTGGAAAACAGTTGTATATAAGCACATATCTTCTGTACTATTTTGTGTAGTTCTTGAATTTGAACTAAAACTTTTATGAATTTCCTCTTTTACAGATACAGGCTCAGTTGTTCCAGTGACATCAGGACATTAGATCTTGCCTATTTTCAATTATGAGTGAAGATTTGAAGACATCTTAAGAAGACATGTCTTAAATCACCAACATTATGGACAAAATTTGTCCTTAAATATCTATTTATGAACTGTGACCCATTGTTGATTGTTTCAATAGCTATTTATAAgattatatttttctaaatctAATTTATGtggttatattttttaataaaaaatatgaaaatatgattgcTTCGTGTTTTTTGTTCTCCAAtgcaatcataaaaaaaaaatgttatagttaatttgaaatgaatgtacTATAATATCTACTGTTATGTGGAAgctgatcaaaattacagaagCTAGCACTACAGCAGGtaatacaaaattattttgtacatgTGAACTGCCCAAAAAATCTCTTGAGTGTGTTAAGTATGTATATATGCTGTAGTCCTGACTAATTACATGTAGTCTAGCGGATGGTACATCAAAAACATGTCCTATCATCATTACAGAGGAGTGTTAATTGAACCATCATGGGGCTTGTAAGGCTTTCAGGGGATTATCCTGGTGGTAGGCTATTTAACACTCTGGGGCAGGACATTAAGTTTATTGTCACTAAAGTTTCCTTTCTTCCTGGCCTGAGCAAACAAATGAAGCCTATTAGCCCAGCAAGAGCCCTCCTCTGTTATTCATTCAGTCCAGACAGAACCagtttaacaaaaacaatgagtTGCTTTCGTCTAGGTGAAACATGGTTTTCCCTAGACTGATAATAAGTAGCCTACAAACTCTCGCTATAAACCACTGTGAGTGGTTTATAGCGAGATTAGGCAGGACTTTTAATAGCCCTGCATGTACTTTGGATCAATCAAGGTGACAGGTAGCCCTCCATACCAGGAAGGAATGTCACACACTAAATCTGTCGCATCCACTTCCTCTAAATAACACACTGATGCCCACAGCTATACATTTAGGAAAAGGTTTAATGTTTTATAACCAAACAGGACAGATATTAACCCTATAAATCTCTAAAACTAACATGTCAAACATACAGGGGGATTTGAGGAGGTATTATCTGGCCTGTGGGTGGTTAGAGtaaagtatatatatttatatattaagtTTGACAAACCTGCTCTAATATAACAAACTTCATAGACCAATCATAAGAGTATAGTGTTCTGGAAAATGTTTTAGTAAgtaattgcaaaacatttccgAAATTAACTGAAAATGACTTTGGAGTTGACCCCAAACCTGGTAGCAACATACAATTATAACATAATGTCTGCACATTCTTCACTGAGATAATGTCCAACATTCTTCACTGAGATAATGTCCAACATTCTTCACTGAGTTGAACAACCATGAATTACTCTGTTTCACTCAAGAACCAGTCCCACACTTCCTTCTGGTTTTTATCAACCCATTTGATATTGGCCTTAGTTCTCTCGATGGCCTGCTCCAATGCCATGGTTCCCGAGCCAAAGCCAATATCAGAATTTTCTTGCTTGAATGTGtaaagctgaaataaaaaacaagattCCATTTTACTCTTAGTTTAATCAATACAATTCTTTAAAATGTAAGTACACCATACATGAACCATGCACATAAAGatagtactgtacagtatatcaatGAGAATGATCCGGAAATTACCTGATCAAGTTCAGGGTTAGTTGAGAATCTCATTGTCACACCACTTATAAGGTTGGCAAATGAGAAGGATCCGACACCATACCTAGAAAATATGACCGTGACCAGTTACTACATCCAAACACGGAAACAAATGTACTCATTAAAGAGCCTCCATGAGGTCTAACTTACTGTGTGAACATGTACTCCCAGTTTTGTGTCACAAATTCCCAAGCCAGAGTCTGGCCTTTAAGATTATTGGCGATGTACACGATAACAGAAGTTGCATCTTGCTTACGAATCTTATCTGAGTCCAAAGTATATTCCAGGTACCTTAACAGATAGACAATCAGTGGAGATTTAACAGTATAATATACTTGACTGATTTATCAATATGAAGACGCAGGAAtgccaaaacaaacatgtattcAGACCAAACTACAGCGCAAACACCTACCTATTCAGAAGCTTTTTGTCTTTAGTACAAGCCAGAGCTGACATCagcttgtctgtctctgtggcaATGGTGGCGTTTTTTAACATGTTCCAACCAAAATCCCACTCCACAGCCCCGCCTGCTGCAATGGCACTGCAGTACACTGCCGTCCTCAAATTAGGATGAATCCTGAAGGAAAATGAAcccacacattttaaacattgttaCAAGGTAGTGTTCTGTGCCATTGAAAACAGAGCAAACATTCCAGATGTTTCTACAGGCTTGTGCATTTCTACCAGATACCTCCTACAGCTTATATATTATTAGTGAACTAATATGAACTTACGGATTGATGTCAGGGTTGTCCATCCACTGTTTATACCAGCCTTTAGTCAGATTCAGGCACTCCTCCAGTCCAGTGCTACAGGCcaccctgatggcattggcctgaTTGTACCTGGGGGAAGAAAAGGTATTCTTTGTTATCATGGACCCAGATCCTCCTTTAAGAACATAGCAAATCAATGCACCATAGTGAATCACCGCCCTGGGCCATTCCACTTACTGGTCAGTATGCCCTTCAGGTACTTTAGTCCAGTTTGATGTCATAGACTTGAAGTGTAGAAAAAGGGGTGTCACTAGATTTCTCACATAATCCTAAAAACAGAGAATAAGATGCCTATTACAGTATGTTTATATAGTGCCATTCTGAAGTTTCACTTGGGTAATGTGTGTAATGGGTAAAAGTGTCCAAACTCTTGACTGGTATATTACATTATCAGTATTTTCATTCGAAATCATTGTATTGCTCTGTTTTTAGAAATGATAGAATTAAATTTCGACCTGCATTGCCTCATAGACACCTGTACGATCAAACATCAGGTAGAAATAATCCAAGTTGTCCATAGCCGATTCCCACGGCATATATTCCCTTTCTTTGGAGAGATATTTTGTTGTATTCAGAGCTAATGTTGTAAGGATGAGCTGAGCCCTGGTTAAGGAAATAAATGTTACAAAAGACTATCATCAAAATATAATGCGCATCCCCTTTGTGTTGGTAAAACAAGGCAAAACCCAAACCTTGCCAAATTAAAAGCATCGTCCACAAGTTGGGCCCTGTTGATAACGGGTATGATCTGCAAGAAAACAACAAGACTCAATCGGCATTTTactgaaacaaaataacatgGACAATTACATCATACCCTTCAACTGTCATCTGACGATTAGGATTTTCTTTGTACCTGATGATCAGTGCTCAGTTGGACAAGGAGACGTTCCCAGTTCTTAATGTTATAGTTAACCCTGTAGTATCCAGTCACGTTGATGTTGGCTAGTACCCACTGATCGCTCTTCAGGTTTTTGTTAGAGGCTGTGAGAAAAATAAAAGGACTCAAGACAGTGAAGATAAGGAGTGTATGTAGATCTAAtctgtacattttcatatttgtcCATTGTTTTCTCCAGAGAACACTTGTAAACAGGTTTCCTGTACCCTCTTTCTCTAGCAGCCATATCTCCTCCTGAACCACTCCTGCATCCATCCATTTAATTGGTACTATCCACTCGTACCTAGACACCAAATGAAGCAATTTATCCTGTATATTCTATATGACAATGTCATTCATAAATGTGTAATAGGTAACACTGTGTTCATTCTCATgacagacatactgtatgttcagACTAGTCGGACATACTTGAATTCAGATGGAGGTACAGTCCCAACAGAATCAGGGTCTAGAAGAAAGTGCTCCTGGGAGACATGTCCATTGGCTGTGTCTATTGTAATCACTGGAAAGCCCCTCTGAAGGACCCAGCGGTTCATGATGTCATTCACTGTACTCGGAAGCTCCATACCACTGGCATCTACTGCctagagagggagatgagaagTCCTTTAACAGAACTACAGACAACATTTGGAACACTGAACCATTGGAGGGCATTTTGTTATAACTGTGAAttcagaaattcacattgtcatTGATATAACTACACATTTACAAAGAATTAAACTTGAGACTATGGTCCTCTCCCTGGAAGAGGTTTATGGGCTACATAGAACTCAGTAAAACTTTATGATTGCGATCCAAGTACCACTGGGAGCTGTAATGAAATACTATTAGAGTACATACCTTCACCCAATGATGGAGAAAGAAATCCATGATATATCCATGAAATATCAAAATATTCCTTCTGTTCTAAAACAATGTTCTAGTAAATGGTTAAGCTACCCATTCCAGATCGCCAAAGGGTACTGGTTGGACAACTGTACAGTCTAGCGCATGGGATGAGAGATGTTGCTGGACCCTAGAAGCACTGAAATGACGCAGTTAAATCTCACATTTCATTTCTGATTCAGCATAAATATTGTGCAGGAACAGCCTCTTTATGGATTCTTGTTAAAAACTTTTAAATTAGATATTGAAAAATGGTAAAGattattatatttgtaactTTTTGTTATATTTGGTTCATACCAGGAAGTGCAGGCCTTTTAATAGGATATTGATAGGACTCCAATATAATATGTGTAGTGTTTTCAGGGTGTGTGTTAACAACTTACTTTGgcagtaaaaagaaaaggttagtCTGTTTTAGTGTAACGAGATAAAAATGCTTCAGAACAATAAGATTCAGAACTTGTTATGGGTACATAGCCAACTCAGCAACGCAAGTGGATAGCTTGTAAGCTGGCTACTGATtagctagcaggctggctagcAAGAACCACCTAATTAATGATTATGGTAATGCCAGTTAATAGCTAGTGGAAGTCAGTTCCTCAACCTGCTATAAGATGAAGTTTCCCAGCCAGAGCTACCTACTGTAAAAAGAGagaaaccaaatatatttttctttcacatttAGTGTTTATTGACTATGACtgaatatttacatattttgcaTAAAGTATATTAACCCATTTTTAGTAACCTTTG is a window of Esox lucius isolate fEsoLuc1 chromosome 19, fEsoLuc1.pri, whole genome shotgun sequence DNA encoding:
- the mespab gene encoding mesoderm posterior ab — translated: MDAIAFSELLRLPAGDLLDCSAFLETSCPSSDPGYYSACSSLSPASSIDSGCLSPPCLQWGAGLEKQAPNPSGSIIQPTKRPRTEELPAQEKPRHSRSKFPGKKRETASEREKLRMRDLTKALNHLRTYLPPSVAPAGQTLTKIETLRLTIGYISHLSAQLGLCGEEPCPKREPETTPHQDCQYMLQCPQGSSKSGQWCQERLLGNIQSHNQLSSLAVTCTKNIEPQMETDFLTSAVSYPDMSFHQIQAQLFQ
- the LOC105030733 gene encoding aminopeptidase N isoform X2, whose translation is MHPTYTRKTFPCFDEPAMKAVFHITLLHPRGTVALSNSKQQYIVNTTVKSEAVSQTGFEPTKTMSTYLLALIVCDYAYISAQEGDILIRIWARRKAIGERHGEYALNLTGPILSFFEVYYNTSYPLAKSDQIALPDFYFGAMENWGLVTYRETNLLYDPLISSNSNKEKTATIIAHELAHMWFGNLVTLRWWNEVWLNEGFATYVSYLGADYAEPTWNVKDLIVLKDVHRVFAIDALASSHPLSSKENEIIKPEQISEQFDAISYSKGASVLRMLSDFLTEPVFVQGLSSYLHHFAYSNTVATDLWNHLQLAVDASGMELPSTVNDIMNRWVLQRGFPVITIDTANGHVSQEHFLLDPDSVGTVPPSEFKYEWIVPIKWMDAGVVQEEIWLLEKEASNKNLKSDQWVLANINVTGYYRVNYNIKNWERLLVQLSTDHQIIPVINRAQLVDDAFNLARAQLILTTLALNTTKYLSKEREYMPWESAMDNLDYFYLMFDRTGVYEAMQDYVRNLVTPLFLHFKSMTSNWTKVPEGHTDQYNQANAIRVACSTGLEECLNLTKGWYKQWMDNPDINPIHPNLRTAVYCSAIAAGGAVEWDFGWNMLKNATIATETDKLMSALACTKDKKLLNRYLEYTLDSDKIRKQDATSVIVYIANNLKGQTLAWEFVTQNWEYMFTQYGVGSFSFANLISGVTMRFSTNPELDQLYTFKQENSDIGFGSGTMALEQAIERTKANIKWVDKNQKEVWDWFLSETE